A stretch of the Capricornis sumatraensis isolate serow.1 chromosome 19, serow.2, whole genome shotgun sequence genome encodes the following:
- the CFAP161 gene encoding cilia- and flagella-associated protein 161, whose translation MAQNLYGPRVRIGNWNEDVYLEEEIMKDFLAKRDKGQLLIQRNRRLKENLLRPMQLSVSEDGYIHYGDKVMLVNPDHPETEADLFLRGDLSLCMTPDEIKAHLSNELEVPCGLSAAQTKIPVGRNTFTILCAAGEVIGQVLRYGQNFRLGITGGFDDRMANTKILITHCHTNRGLVAHRHLFLRTYFGKEAEVAAHTYLDSHRVEKPKNHWMLVTGVPRKDLSTMLDLPKPPAEDTRALEQVREQASDPGVGNTPDAPGCVPQCALPM comes from the exons gAGATCATGAAAGACTTCTTAGCAAAGAGGGATAAAGGACAACTTCTCATACAGAGAAACAGAAGACTAAAAGAGAATCTTTTGAGACCG ATGCAGCTTTCCGTATCTGAAGACGGATACATTCACTATGGCGACAAAGTGATGCTTGTGAATCCCGACCATCCTGAGACAGAGGCTGATCTGTTTCTGCGCGGGGACCTCAGCCTGTGTATGACTCCAGATGAGATTAAAGCCCATCTGAGCAATGAATTAGAGGTGCCCTGTGGCCTGAGTGCAGCTCAAACCAAGATCCCAGTTGGCAGAAACACTTTTACTATTTTGTG TGCGGCTGGAGAGGTCATCGGTCAAGTCCTCAGATACGGGCAGAACTTCCGCCTTGGGATAACAGGAGGATTTGACGACAGAATG gCAAACACAAAGATTCTTATCACTCACTGCCACACGAATCGCGGGCTGGTGGCCCACCGGCATCTTTTCCTAAG AACCTATTTTGGAAAGGAAGCAGAGGTCGCTGCTCACACCTATCTGGATTCGCACAGAGTTGAAAAGCCAAAGAACCACTGGATGTTGGTGACTGGGGTTCCCAGGAAGGACTTGTCCACCATGTTGGACCTGCCCAAGCCTCCGGCAGAGGACACCCGAGCGCTGGAGCAAGTGAGAGAGCAGGCTTCGGACCCAGGGGTGGGAAACACACCCGATGCGCCCGGCTGCGTGCCTCAGTGCGCACTTCCAATGTAG